The genomic window AAATACTTTTTCCACGTTACACATTATCGATGAAGTTAAAAAAGTAAAACTTCTGTCTCACAAAGGTTTTAGCGATAGTGAGCCTGTTGCAAAAAAAATGGATTAAAGTCGAGCTTAGAGAAAAGTCAGCGATCGCTGTTTTGTTAATTACAGCTATTTTCAGGTAAATAGACCACGCAGTAGGGGCGCAAGGCCTTGCGCCCCTACTCATATCTTGCACCTGGAAATTTGAATGTCAATTCCTTGACTAAGTGCCAGTTCTCTCAGGCGTTCAATGTCTTGTAAAAGAAGTAACACTACCAATTGTGGAAATATAGTTTGGAATGCGATTTCTGCTGCTTGTCCCCAATCAGGTAGGTTTGTAGAAGCGATCGCTGTGGATAAATAAGCCCAGTGTGCCAAAATATAAGAAATCAGGGACAATACCAAGCAACGATAAACGCCTAAAAGTGTCCCCTGCCCAAACCGATGTAACCCGAAACGGTGTTTCGCAGTTTTAAACCAACCCTCTATTCGCCACCGTCGTTTACCCCACCAAGAAATAGTACTAGCTTTGAGAGCTTTGGTTGAAATGACAAATCGTTTGACATATTTACCATCATCACGTTTAAAATAGTACCAGGATACATAGACAGGAAATTTCAAACCCCTCAAGCGAAGTTGTTGTCCACGTTTATGTAGTTGAGCAACACAGCGCCCATCTATTAACTTACGGGTACAAGCGATCCCAGCAATTATATGGTATTTCCGCTTTCGGACACCGTGTATAAATTCCACACTACCAAAGGCTGTATCTACAAGAACCATCACCTGGAAGTGCTTTGTTAGTTTTTTGGGCAAGCATTTGACCATTTTTAGTCCCAATTGTGCCGGGGACGGAGTCCCTTTTCCCTTCCAGACGCGAAAACTCCAGGGAACTCGCCACCGACCTACAACCAAATACACCACAACCAAGTGTAAACCTCGTTTTCCGTTGTATACGCGGATTAAATTTTCAAATCCCTTAAACTTGCCAAACTTTTCCAGAGTTGTTAGGTCAATAATCACTTGTAGAAATGGTTTACGTCCTAAAGTCCGCTGCGACAAAATCTCCTTAATAACACGGTTACGGGTGGTACGAATTACACTTATAGTTGACCAATTGTAGATGTTGAGAAATCGACTTAAGGCGCTGGCTGACTTACTTTTACTGTGCTCAGGTAGAGGATACCCCTCTGACTGCAAGAACAATCCCAACATTGCTTCAAGATTTTCTTGTTGGTAAGTAGAAGGCATCAATGACAGCAAGGTGTAAACTAAATTTTGGGCGTGGGCAAGAATTGAAACCATAGTTCTTGCTAATCTGTAATATGTTTCACGCCCTTTTTCTCACATTTTGGACAATTCCACAAATAAGCGCCATTCTCATAATTAACGATCGCCTGATCAACGACTCATTAGTTGGAACATCATACCTTGACAAAGCCTGCCATCGTCTTTCTCAACTAATTAAGTAACATTACTAGTTTTATAGTTCTTTAAACATCTAAGTAGCGATTAACCCTGACACTGCTTCTAATGTCTCATTTTTGTACTTTTTATCTGCTTTTTCTGAGTTGATTCGGTAGGTGCAAGATATAAGCCTACGACAGATGTGGTTCAAATACTTGAATTCTGCTGTAACTTGCGATCGCTTCCAGCGGGCGGTTACGCCATCGCAACTGACTTTTTCCGGTTGGGACGCTTGCGGTTTGATTTTTTCTTCTTAAGCTTGCCGTAACGCACCCTTGTATCTTAGAAGAGTGGTGGGTTATTTAATCCACGTTTCTTAGTGATTAGAACTCCTGGAAAAGTATTTAATATCACCTTGAAAAAAGCATAGTGAACACAGTATGAAAAAAGATGATTGTCAAATAAGTGGCATTCTGAGTCGAAGAAAGGCACTTGCTCTATTTAAAACAGTTGGAGCCGCAATACTTGTAGTTGGATGCATACCTAGAAAGTCTAGATCAACACAAGTAAAATCGAGTGTAGCCGTCCCAGCATCATCTTCAGCCAATGGTACATTGCCTGCATGTGTCGTGACTCCAGAGCAGACCGAAGGGCCCTATTTCGTGGACGAAAAGCTCAACCGCTCCGACATCCGTTCCGATCCGGGGGACGGTTCAGTGAAAGACGGCGTACCACTCCAACTGACGCTGCGGGTTTTGCAGATTGGCAATACTGGTTGTACGCCACGCGCAGATGCGATCGTGGATATTTGGCACTGTGATCCGCTAGGCGTTTATTCGGACGTGACAGACCCAGGTTTTAGTACCGTCGGCAAAAAGTTCCTGCGCGGCTATCAAGTGACAGACGCGAATGGAACCGTCCAGTTCACAACTAATTATCCTGGTTGGTATCAAGGCAGAACCGTCCATATCCACTTTAAGGTTCGCACAGATGCGGCATCAGCCCAAAGTTATGAGTTTACGTCGCAGCTATACTTTGATGACTCGATCACAGATCAAGTACACACCCAGACACCATACGCCAGCAAAGGACAACGCAAGTTGAAGAACGCTGGAGACGGAATTTTTCAAGATGGTGGCGAACAAATGCTGCTCAAGCTTACTAAAACAAGCCTTGGCTACGCAGCAATTTTTGATATTGGGCTTCAAATGGGTTAATACGACTGCTATTGAGATAACAAACGAGAATGAATGAGACTTAAATCAGTATTCTGATGCCATAAATAGTAACCAATTGTGTTGTAAGCTAATGAGCATTTAAGTTTCATAAAACCAGAGATGAAGCCCGCCCAAAGCACAGCGATCATTCTCACTAGTGTGGGCTGTTTAAGATTGCCGATAAATCGCCTGCCTGCCAGTGCACCGTAATCTACAATTCAATATTCCGGGATAATGAATTGCAACTATTGATTCAGCATAATCTGACTTTCCACATCCCGTGAAAAGTCAAGATTATACCTGGGTTGATTCCTATTTGCAGTTGTGAGTTCAATCTTGATTGAGAATACAGCCAAAAACCTTTAATCCACTGCTGCTTTAGCTTTAGCTTTGGCTTTTACCGTTACCTTTCGCTTCATCATCAGGCCGACTATACCTACTGCTATTGAGCCACCAGTAGTCATGGGTTCGGGGATAGTAGAGAATCCAGATGCCTGAAACACGGGTGACGCTTGAGAGCTGGCTAGAAAGGAGTTGAAGTCCCTAGCTGCGTCTGGGTTTTGAGTTTGTTGGAGTACAGCAGAGCCATAAACAATCGGAGAGTAAGCGCTGATAGGCGGAGTGTATACAATTTTTACTTTGTTAGGTAATGTTAGAGCGTCTGTAGTGTAAACAATCCCCGCATCTATACTATCATTAGTGTCGCTTGACACTTTATTTAGTACATCACGCACATCCGAGCCGAAGACAAGTTTGGGTTGGATTTGCTGCGATATCCCGGAATTGGTAAATAATTGCTGGGCGAATCCTCCTGCTGGAACAAATGCAGGATTACCAATAGCCACTTGACGCAGCTGTAATAGGTCTTGAACGCTTGATATAGATATGGTTGAATTTATGGGCGCGATTACAGCCAAGGTATTGTTTAATACATTTTTCCTGGTTTCTGGTATTAGTTTGTTGGCAGCTTGCAGATTATCTAACGGTGCTTGGGATACTGAGAAGAAGATATCTACTGGATTTGGATTTGTTCCCATTAGGATTTGATTAGCGAGAGTACCAGAAGCCCCAAAGGTATTGATAAAGGTGACGTTGGGGTTGCTTTGCTGGTAAAGTGCCTCAACCTGGGGTAGGGTATCCGTCAAGCTGGCAGCAGCATAGATGTAAATCGGACCACTAAGTGTGGCAGCTTCTGCTGGTTTAGCTTGGATTACACCAAAACCCAAAGCAATGCTAGCGGTTGCAAGTGCTAATTTGTACCTTGTCTTCATAAAATATTTCTGGTAGATTAATGTGCGAGTTACTACAATTTTTGAAATTACAAATCTTGCACCCAATATTGAAAATTTGCTTTTAAATCCTGTCAGTAAATAGGCTAACAAGAAGTCGTAGCTGGGAAACAATCTTTGGCACTTCCGTATTTACAAGGTACTAGTACGGCTAAAAAATTACCACTAGTTTGAAGGGTTCTTTATATAAAAAATACAGTAGCCTATGTACTTATACTGCTAGACAAAAGCTTGAAGTACCATGAAAGTAGGTAAATGCATCTGTACTATAGGGAAATTTTTTTATAAAGTTAGGACTTACACACTGTACAAATTAATCTTGGTATGCATTTACCATGCATAGGTCGTTTCAGGCTTTTATTAATCATTCTTTGATAGTAAACTGCACTTTTGGGGCACAGCAATGTTCATTGGTGTCAACTTAAGCTACAAGCTACAACCTTCGTAAAATCTCGTTTCCAGTCTCTGGCTGGAAATGCATACCCTGGCGGCAGAGCCTCCGAACTGGCATTCCCAGTCTGAGACTCTTAACGAGGTAACGAGGCAATCTCTAAAAGCTGTTTCTAGTCAAGTTTTTACCTTAAGTTGATACCAATGAGCATTGCTGTGCCCCTACGACAGATGTGGTTTTTCAAATCAGCACTCTCTTAATCAAGCAAACCATTCACATTCAGTTAAAAATCGAAGGTTGTGCGAATCACACCCACATACTGGGTATCATTTCTGCTATCGTTTTCCGGGTTGAGAATCACCCAAAAACCAGGAGTCACTGAGATATTATCGTTCAGTCGGTAGCGATAGAATGCTTCGATATGATAAGCGTTGTCTCGGTCTTGACGGACATCACTGTTAGAGACACGCGGTGGTATACCAAAGAGAATTCCCGGCAAGTTACCCCTACCCCCCACATCGGGAAACGACAGCCCAATCGCCCCAAACCAGACATTGGCATTGTCACCATTGTTTACAAACAGAGAATCTGTTCCACCCCTACCATTGGAAATATCACTCAAACCAGAGTTCTTGGCATTTGCCCAAATATATCCACCCCAACCGTGGATTTGGAAATTCGGGGAGAAGCGATAGAATCCCTGTGCGCCTACAATGTTGTTGGAAGTAGCAATGTTGTTGCCAAAGGGAGCGTTTGACAGGGCGCTACCTGTCCCAGCGGCGATATCGACTACTCCACCAGGGCTATAGCCATGAGAGTAGGCAACACCGATCGCTCCTTGCTTACCATAATAGGCTAAGTGCGCCAGGGCGTTGTAGCCACCATCAAATAACCCGCTGCTAGCCGATGGGACATTGGGACTGCTTGCTAAATAGCCCAAGGTGAGAACGAAGTCTTTGCTAATGTTCCAGTTAGCGGCTGCACCGCCGCCACCTCGCCGGAATAAGGGACTGTATGACCCAAATAGTGAGGGAACCCCATTGCCGTCGTCAGCGATTGTGGCGGGAGTGACGGTGGTTGAAATGTCAGTGTAACCAATGCCTGTGGGCCCAACAACAAAGTTAAGAGAATCACTGACTTGGAAGTAGTAACGGATGTGGGGAACAAAAAGTGTATCGTTGCTGTCGCTGTCGAAGTTCAGGCGTGTCATTCCAGTGCCTGTGGCTGCGGCAATTTGGCTTGCACCATTGGAATTAGCAAAGTTGCCAAACTCCAACCGGACTCGCAATAAATCTTTGCCGGTGAAGCTACTCTCAAAGTTGAGACGACCCCGGTTTGCAAAGTAGATACGGGATTCATCGCGTTCCCGCCTCGGGTTGCCGGAGGCATCGCCACCCACCCTATTACCAAAAGTATCACTAACGGCGGTAATAATTTGAGCATTCAGCTTAGTAGTGGTAGAAAATTGCTGTTTCTCCAGCGTTGCTGTATGTGCCTCCAGCGTATCCACCCGCCCACGGAGAGTTGTCAATTCTGCCGCAAACTCTGTTTGCAATTTTTCCAGCACTACCAAATCTTCTTTCTTGACTAAATCATTGGTACCCGCAGCAATTAATTCATTCACCCGATCTAAACAGGCATTTAAACCAGCTGCAAACTCGTAACGGCTCAAAGCACGGTTGCCACGATAGGTTGCGTCAGGATAACCTGCAATACAACCATAACGTTCAACCAGTGATTGCAGTGCCTGGAATGCCCAATCACTCGGTTTAATATCAGAAAACTGAGAAACAGAATTGACTTGTCCCTCCAAATTCCTATTAGCATCTGCTGCATTATAATTATCTTCTGGAGGTGCTGCCCAAACGGCTGGAACTGCAAAAAATAGGATAAAAAAGCTATGAACAAGAATTTTGATCATTGACTTATTACTTGAAAATGATTGAATTATGACTTTGTAACTAAAGAGATTACACTCGAACGAAAGCTTCCAGGTTATAAGCTAACCAAGATGAAAGTTATATATTTTGAGTTTAAGTTTTAGGTCACTTAAAGCAACGCTATGAATTTTTGCTCATTGCTGCTTTTAATAGCCGCTTCTATAATCCGCATTACATTAATTCCGTCTTCGGCAGTAACAGCAATTGGCTGATTATTAACGATTGATTTGTCCACTGCATCGTAATAATCTAAATAACTGTCCTATGAACTTATTACTTTTTTAATTTTTTCCTCTATTTTTGTGCCAGTTTTTTGCTTCTTTCCCAGGAGCCTGCTAATTGAAATCCGGGATGCAAATCAATGAACGGCGCATGAAATACCCTACCGGACAAACCATAAGAACAAAGAGCCGTATTGATAGTTTCCATCTTTTTAGTGATTGACTGAAGCGAGAGTTTGTATTTAATTGTTGTCTGATATTTTTTCGGGATATAGTATCACAGATGGGAATGTAGACTGATTAGGCGAATTAGAAAAATACTGCGTTTCTCAACACACTGCTGCATATTTATTCAATTACTTTGCAGTCATCAGTTGTGAATAAGGCAGAAGGCAGGAGGTTGGAATTTATCTGTTGCTCTCAACCCCATCTAATTTCAAGCCAATTCTTTGTGAAACTGTACAAAATCAGGCTTGGCTAGACAAGGGGCTTAAGCCCCTTGTTCTATGGAACCTCACAGGTAATCTGTATAAGGCTAAAACTATGTTGTCAAAGTCATTTTTAACAGACCGCAGAGGCGCAGAGGACACAGAGATACGAATTACGAATTACGCACAGAGGTACTAGATAGATGCCAATTACATATCTTCTAACTCAATTCCTTTGGTTTCCTTAATAAAAAAGAGAATGAAAAAGAACGAGGTAGCCGCCGCAATTGTATAAAGTCCATAGGCAGAACCTAGACCGAAATATTGTAGTATGGGAGGAAATGTCGTGGAAATAACGAAATTTGCAACCCATTGGATTGCAGCAGCAACTGAAAGTGCAGCTGCTCGGATTTTGTTATTAAACATTTCTCCTAACAAGACCCAAACCACTGGACCCCAGGAGAAACCGAAGCAAAACACATAGAGGTTGAAAGCAATGAGAGCCACAGTACCTGCGCTTCCGGTGAGAGTGGGGTTCCCAGCAGCATCCAGGGGAGCAGCGCCAAAAATAGAAGCCATCGTCCCTAAGGTCAAAGTCATGCCAATTGACCCTAGTATGAGCAAGGGCTTGCGACCAAATTTATCCACGAAGGCGATCGCAATCAGTGTTGTAATAATATTTACGGCTCCTGCAATCACCGAGGTTGTTAGGGAATCTTTTTCGGAAAACCCGACTGCCCGCCACAAAACGCTGCTGTAGTAAAAGACTATATTAATACCAACAAATTGTTGGAATACAGATAAGCCTATTCCTATCCAAACAATCGGGAGGAGTCCGCCACTTCTACTCAACAGGTCAGAAAATTTAGGCTGGCGTTCTTGAAGCACTGTCTGCCGAATTTCTTCAATTTTTGGCAGCACGTCACCCCCCAAAATCTTGGTCAGAACGTTAGCAGCTTCTGGCTCACGTCCTTTGGCAACTAAGTAACGCGGGGATTCAGGAATTGTAAAAGCCACCATCCCGTAAAATACTGCTGGTGGGACTGCTGTCCAAAACATCCAGCGCCAGGCTGCAACCCCAAACAAAAGTGAGTCTGCTGAACCTGCTAACGTAGCGATAAAGTAGTCGGTTAATAAGGCGATGAAAATTCCCACTACGATCGCTAATTGTTGCAGAGATCCTAGCCTTCCCCGCAAATGGGTAGGAGAACATTCCGCAATGTAAGCTGGCGCGATGACGCTAGCAACGCCGATTCCAATCCCACCCAATACTCGCCAAAAGATAAAATCCCAGATACCGATGGCAAATCCAGAGCCAATGGCACTGATAGTAAATAACACCGAAGCAACCACCATTGCCTTGACTCGACCATAACGGTCTGCAATTTGTCCGGCAAAGAAGGCTCCTACCGCAGATCCGAGCAATGCTAGGGACACTGCCAGCCCAGTCAGCCAACTACTGGTGTTAAAAGCTTTTTCTAGAGATAAAACCGCACCGTTGATTACAGCAGTATCAAAACCGAATAAAAACCCGCCGAGGGCAGCAGCACCAGCAATCAAAATGACATAAAACGTGTTGGATTTACGACGAACAGTAGTGGAAGACATAGTTTATATATTGGGGATTGGGAATTGGGCATGGGGCATTGGGGGGATGAGAGAGATGAGAGAGTGGGGAGCAGGGAGCAGGAGAAGTAGAAAGCAAAAACTCATTCACGGAGTTCAAAGGCTCATTCACGAGTATTAAAGACTCATTAATGGAGTTCAAAGGCTCATTAATGGAGTTCAAAGGCTCATTAATGGAGTTCAGAGACTCATTAATGGAGTTCAAAGACTCATTAATGGAGTTCAGAGGCTCATTAATGGAGTTCAAAGACTCATTAATGGAGTTCAGAGGCTCATTAATGGAGTTCAAAGACTCATTCACGAGTATTAAAGACTCATTAATGGAGTTCAAAGACTCATTCACAAGTTATTAAAGACTCATCCCCTATTCTCAATGCCCCATGCCTCATGCCCAATGCCCAAATACATTGATTCTTTACCGTCTGGAACGTCTGCGTAACCGATCAATCGTTACTGCCAAAATAATTACTAGTCCTTTGACGACTAGTTGCCAGAAGTAAGATAGATTCAACAAGGTTAAACCGTTGTTGAGAATAGCAATAATCAATGCACCTAGAAGAGTGCCGCCTATGGTACCAATACCGCCTGTGAAGCTGGTTCCACCAAGAATAACAGCTGCGATCGCATCTAATTCGTAACCAGTACCGACGATGCCACTGGCACTATAAAGACGACTGGCACTCATGATTCCTGCTAAACCTGCCAGTAATCCACTAATACCATAGACAAATAGCAAGACACGATTAACTTTTATTCCAGTTAATCGGGCAGCCCGCTCGTTACCGCCGACAGCATATATCTGCACTCCTAAAACAGTTTGCCGCAGCACAAACCAGCTAACTATCACAGCTAGTAACGCAATGATCACTAGCCAAGGAAAGGGGCCAACATAGGTATTACCCACCCAAGCAAAATTTATGTCACGGTTAATTAGCGTTGTCCCCTTGGCAATCAAAAAGGCCACACCCCGCAAGGCTGTAAGTGAACCCAATGTGACAATAAAAGGTGGCACATCCAAAAAGGTAATCAGAGCGCCGTTGAGTAAGCCTAAAAGCAATCCTGCTAGCAACGCAGCAGGCACAGCCGCCCAACTTAAAGCCGGCAGTAGTGATACCAGCAGGGCAACTACGGCAGAAACAGCCAATATTGACCCAACAGAAAGGTCAATACCTCCGGTGAGAATCACAAAGGTCATTCCTGTCGCCAGCACAATATTGATTGATGCCTGACGCAAGATATTAACGATGTTACCGCCTGTGAGGAAGTTGGGAGAAAGGAATGCAAATAAGATGCAGATAATTACTAGGATTGGCAGAATACCCGCAACTTCCAGTAGAGTGCTAATTGATTTACGGTTGCGGGATGTGGGATTGTTGGCTAATTTATTGGCAGGCGGTCTGACTGTCTGACTCATGATTCTAATACCTCCGATGCTCCAGTTGCATAGTGCATAATTTTTTCTTGGGTAATTTCTTTACCAAGACTGCCGTCCAGTTCGCCTACCAGCTGGCCTTCTCGCATCACTAAGACGCGATCGCTCATGCCGACAATCTCTGATAGTTCGCTGGAAACCATTAAAATAGCAACACCTTGTGCTGCCAATTCGCTCATAATTCGGTAAATTTCGCTTTTGGCACCGATATCTACGCCGCGTGTCGGCTCATCTAACATCAAGACTCTCGGTTTAATGGCTAACCAACGCGCTAATAGTAGCTTCTGCTGATTACCACCAGAAAGATCCAGCGCTCTAATTTCCAAATTAGCTAGACGGATATTAAAGTTCTCTACCGCCTCTGTTGACAGCCGATTAACTGAACGCCAGTTAACAATTCCAGCTTTGGCATCTTGCTTGAGTGTGTTAATGGCAATATTCTTGCGGGAACTCATCTCCAGAAATAAACCTTGGTCTTTGCGGTCTTCTGGGACGTAGCCAATTCCCGCAGCAATGGCATCACTGGGTGTATTAATTTCCACTTTTTTGCCATTCAAGAATACTTCACCACTGGCTTTACGGTCTGCACCAAAAATCAGCCGGGATAGTTCTGTGCGTCCGGCACCAACCAGCCCTGCTAAACCGACAATTTCTCCAGCATGAACTTTAAAACTAGCTGGCTCAATCTTTTTGCGGGCGTCGCTCATATTTCTGACTGACAGCACGACTGGCCCCGGATTCATTTGCCGTTGATGTTCGTAAAAGTCTTGCATGGAGCGACCGACCATCATCTGCACCAATCGCTGTGGAGAAATTTCACTGCGTGTGAGACTGCCAATATATTGACCATCGCGCAGTACGCTAATCCGGTCAGCTAGGGCATAGATTTCTTCCATGCGATGGCTGATGTAGATAATGGCAATGCCATCACGCCGCAGTTTGCGAATTACCTCAAACAAATGGTCACTCTCGCGGTCAGACAGGGCTGCTGTTGGCTCATCCATTACCAAAACGCGGCTTTTGTCTTTTAATGCTCTGGCAATTTCTACTTGCTGCTGTTCTGCGATCGACAAAGTACCAACTACAGTCTGCGCTGTAAAATTGGCTCCAAGGCTTTCCAGCACTTGCTCTGCTTCCAGGTGCATCCCTTTGCGGTCTAAAAACTGACCTCGCCGCAACTCGCTACCCATAAACATATTTTCGGTAACGGTTAAATTAGGTGCAACATTCAGTTCTTGATAAATAAGATTAATCCCCGCCTTGCGTGCTGTCCCCGGATCAGTAATTTTCAGGGGTTGACCATTGATGCGAATTTCTCCTTCATCGGCAATGTAAGCCCCAGCCAGGATCTTCATCAATGTGCTTTTGCCTGCTCCATTTTCACCCATGAGGGCGTGAACTTCTCCTGGATAAATCGTGAGATTAACATTTTGGAGCGCAGATACACCATGAAATCGCTTGGTAATCCCTTGCATTTCTAATACAGGGGTGGTGGTTGGTGCATCAGGAAATGAGGTTTCAGTACTTGTTGTCATCAGCAGTTCCTCTAAAAACAATTTAAAAGTTGCAATTGTGAGTTAGAAATCAATAAACTCAAAAATAATCTGAAATTAAAATCATTACAAAATCATGTTTTAAAACCGACCACTATCTGGGAAACTTGTAAACGCCGTCTTCCAACATTTAGAAATTTTCTCAGATGCACATATATACATCATGAGTATGTGCAAAAAGTCTGTCAATGCACCAAAAGACTCAACTCAGATTAGAAATAATTTTTAATTGCAAATTCACAATTTTTATTATTTACCAGCCTTTTTCTGTGCTGACATTATCTTTTGTGATCAACTTAACTGGAATCAAAATAGTGGGTGACTTAGGTTTTTTACCATTTAAGATTTCGTTTCCAACCTGAACTGCTTTTTGGGCCATCCCTCGTGGATTTTGAGTAGCAGTTGCGGCATATAAACTATCTTTAGAACCGATCGCAGTGATTGCTTCTGGCGCACCATCAACCCCTACAATAAAGAAATCTTTACGTTGTGCTTGCTTTGCTGCTAGTTCTGCGCCAACTCCACTCGGATCGTTAATGGCAAAAACAGCATCAATCTTCGGAAAGGTTGTGAGCAAATCAGTCATAACTCTAAGTCCTCCATCCCGACTACCGTCTGCATTCTGGTTTTTAGAGAGGATTTTGATATCGGGATATTTAGACAATACATTCTCGCAGCCACTAACTCGCTGAATCACCGAGTCCACTGGCGGTCCATTAACTATTACTACATTGCCTTTGCCTTTAAGACGGTCAGCAATATATTTGCAACTAACTTCTCCAGCTTGAACATTATTAGTAGTGATGGTGGCATCCACACCTCCCTCAGCACCTGTGTCTACAGCAATAACAATTCTACCTGCAAGTTTAGCTTTTTCAACTATTGGCTTAATTCCACTTTTATCAGCAGCATTCAAAACAATGATATCAGTATTGGCAGCAGTAAAATTTTCAATTTGATTGGCTTGTTGGTTAAGATCATAAGCGCTGGAAGCTATAGTAACATTGACATTTTTTCCGCCAATTCTCTTCGCTTCTGCCTCAACTGCTTGTCCCATAACGACGAAGAAAGGGTTACTTAGATCACCAACGGTGAAGGCAACCGATCGCAACTTTGTATTCCCAGTGGCGGTTTTAATTTCTGCACTAGTATTGGTAGCAGGTTTAATATCAGTGTTAGTAGCAGTGTTGCCATCGGGAGAACCATTTGTACAGCCGACAAGGTTACCACTGATGATACCTAGTATGCTAGCTGCGATTACGCGAAGCGCAACACCAGAGGTAAACGCAATCTTTTTCACATTCATATATCTCCTAAAAGTCATTCTTACTTACACCAAATTTAGAAACGATGTATTGTTAAAAAAACAGAGTAAAGTATTGTAACCCTCC from Nostoc sp. UHCC 0926 includes these protein-coding regions:
- a CDS encoding intradiol ring-cleavage dioxygenase; this translates as MKKDDCQISGILSRRKALALFKTVGAAILVVGCIPRKSRSTQVKSSVAVPASSSANGTLPACVVTPEQTEGPYFVDEKLNRSDIRSDPGDGSVKDGVPLQLTLRVLQIGNTGCTPRADAIVDIWHCDPLGVYSDVTDPGFSTVGKKFLRGYQVTDANGTVQFTTNYPGWYQGRTVHIHFKVRTDAASAQSYEFTSQLYFDDSITDQVHTQTPYASKGQRKLKNAGDGIFQDGGEQMLLKLTKTSLGYAAIFDIGLQMG
- the modA gene encoding molybdate ABC transporter substrate-binding protein, with translation MKTRYKLALATASIALGFGVIQAKPAEAATLSGPIYIYAAASLTDTLPQVEALYQQSNPNVTFINTFGASGTLANQILMGTNPNPVDIFFSVSQAPLDNLQAANKLIPETRKNVLNNTLAVIAPINSTISISSVQDLLQLRQVAIGNPAFVPAGGFAQQLFTNSGISQQIQPKLVFGSDVRDVLNKVSSDTNDSIDAGIVYTTDALTLPNKVKIVYTPPISAYSPIVYGSAVLQQTQNPDAARDFNSFLASSQASPVFQASGFSTIPEPMTTGGSIAVGIVGLMMKRKVTVKAKAKAKAAVD
- a CDS encoding iron uptake porin produces the protein MIKILVHSFFILFFAVPAVWAAPPEDNYNAADANRNLEGQVNSVSQFSDIKPSDWAFQALQSLVERYGCIAGYPDATYRGNRALSRYEFAAGLNACLDRVNELIAAGTNDLVKKEDLVVLEKLQTEFAAELTTLRGRVDTLEAHTATLEKQQFSTTTKLNAQIITAVSDTFGNRVGGDASGNPRRERDESRIYFANRGRLNFESSFTGKDLLRVRLEFGNFANSNGASQIAAATGTGMTRLNFDSDSNDTLFVPHIRYYFQVSDSLNFVVGPTGIGYTDISTTVTPATIADDGNGVPSLFGSYSPLFRRGGGGAAANWNISKDFVLTLGYLASSPNVPSASSGLFDGGYNALAHLAYYGKQGAIGVAYSHGYSPGGVVDIAAGTGSALSNAPFGNNIATSNNIVGAQGFYRFSPNFQIHGWGGYIWANAKNSGLSDISNGRGGTDSLFVNNGDNANVWFGAIGLSFPDVGGRGNLPGILFGIPPRVSNSDVRQDRDNAYHIEAFYRYRLNDNISVTPGFWVILNPENDSRNDTQYVGVIRTTFDF
- a CDS encoding sugar porter family MFS transporter: MSSTTVRRKSNTFYVILIAGAAALGGFLFGFDTAVINGAVLSLEKAFNTSSWLTGLAVSLALLGSAVGAFFAGQIADRYGRVKAMVVASVLFTISAIGSGFAIGIWDFIFWRVLGGIGIGVASVIAPAYIAECSPTHLRGRLGSLQQLAIVVGIFIALLTDYFIATLAGSADSLLFGVAAWRWMFWTAVPPAVFYGMVAFTIPESPRYLVAKGREPEAANVLTKILGGDVLPKIEEIRQTVLQERQPKFSDLLSRSGGLLPIVWIGIGLSVFQQFVGINIVFYYSSVLWRAVGFSEKDSLTTSVIAGAVNIITTLIAIAFVDKFGRKPLLILGSIGMTLTLGTMASIFGAAPLDAAGNPTLTGSAGTVALIAFNLYVFCFGFSWGPVVWVLLGEMFNNKIRAAALSVAAAIQWVANFVISTTFPPILQYFGLGSAYGLYTIAAATSFFFILFFIKETKGIELEDM
- a CDS encoding ABC transporter permease subunit; translated protein: MSQTVRPPANKLANNPTSRNRKSISTLLEVAGILPILVIICILFAFLSPNFLTGGNIVNILRQASINIVLATGMTFVILTGGIDLSVGSILAVSAVVALLVSLLPALSWAAVPAALLAGLLLGLLNGALITFLDVPPFIVTLGSLTALRGVAFLIAKGTTLINRDINFAWVGNTYVGPFPWLVIIALLAVIVSWFVLRQTVLGVQIYAVGGNERAARLTGIKVNRVLLFVYGISGLLAGLAGIMSASRLYSASGIVGTGYELDAIAAVILGGTSFTGGIGTIGGTLLGALIIAILNNGLTLLNLSYFWQLVVKGLVIILAVTIDRLRRRSRR
- a CDS encoding sugar ABC transporter ATP-binding protein, translating into MTTSTETSFPDAPTTTPVLEMQGITKRFHGVSALQNVNLTIYPGEVHALMGENGAGKSTLMKILAGAYIADEGEIRINGQPLKITDPGTARKAGINLIYQELNVAPNLTVTENMFMGSELRRGQFLDRKGMHLEAEQVLESLGANFTAQTVVGTLSIAEQQQVEIARALKDKSRVLVMDEPTAALSDRESDHLFEVIRKLRRDGIAIIYISHRMEEIYALADRISVLRDGQYIGSLTRSEISPQRLVQMMVGRSMQDFYEHQRQMNPGPVVLSVRNMSDARKKIEPASFKVHAGEIVGLAGLVGAGRTELSRLIFGADRKASGEVFLNGKKVEINTPSDAIAAGIGYVPEDRKDQGLFLEMSSRKNIAINTLKQDAKAGIVNWRSVNRLSTEAVENFNIRLANLEIRALDLSGGNQQKLLLARWLAIKPRVLMLDEPTRGVDIGAKSEIYRIMSELAAQGVAILMVSSELSEIVGMSDRVLVMREGQLVGELDGSLGKEITQEKIMHYATGASEVLES